CATGGCGAATTACCAGGGTGCCGCCAACACCGAAGACATCAACTCCTTCGGCGTTCTGGCCACGTTTGTCACCTCCGCCAAGGTGCCCGACGAGGTGGTCTATGCCATCACCAAGGAGGTCTTCGACAACCTCGATACCTTCAAAAACCTTCACCCGGCCTTTGCGATCCTCACCAAGGAAAGCATGCTGGAAGGCATGTCGGCCCCGATTCATCCGGGCGCGATGAAATACTACAAGGAAGTCGGCTTGAAATAAGGCCCTGGCGTGCGCATCGGAGCGGGGCTGGGGGCCCGGGGGTGACTCCGGTCGGTCCCTGATCTGCCCGCACCCCGCGGCGGCTCCGCGGGGTGCGGACACGCCGCTCTGATTTGCCCGCGACGGATCCCAGGCGGGTCGTTTCAAGACGGCACCTGCTGTCACCAGACCCGGAGGCCGGCGCGGGCCCAACCGCCATTTCAAAATAGAAGAGAGGTGGCCGCGATGAGCGAAACCGATATCAAGGGCAAAGACGAAGGTCTGGAACTGGCCCGGCGGATGGCGGAGGAGGAGGAGGGGATCGGGCGGCGGCCCCGGGGGCTGGAAAAATATGTGATCCCAACGATCGCCGTGGCCTGGAGCCTCTTCCAGCTCTCCATCGCCAGCTGGCTGATTCTCGACTCGACCTTCATTCGCGCGATCCACCTCGGGTTTGCCCTGCTGATCGTTTTTCTCAATTATCCCCTCTTTAAAAAAGAACGCTTCGGCTTCAAGTTTCTCTCCGCCACCGACCGTATCCCCATCTTCGACTATCTCATGGCCATCGTGGCCTGCCTGGCGGCGCTCTACATCGCCATCGATTACGCCGGGATGACGGCGCGCTACGGCGCCCCCATCACGCGCGATATCGTGATCGGCATGCTGCTGGTGGTGGTCCTGCTGGAGGCCTCGCGGCGCGTGATCGGCCCGGCGTTGCCGATAATCGCGATCTTTTTCATCCTCTACTCTTTTTTTGGCCCCTACATGCCGGATCTGATCGCCTTTAAAGGCGTTTCGATGAACCGCTTCGTCGGTCAGATGACCATGTCCACCGAGGGGATCTACGGGATTCCCCTGGATGTCTCGGCCACCATCGTCTTTCTGTTCGTGCTCTTCGGCGCAATGCTGGACAAGGCCGGCGCCGGTCATTATTTCATCCAACTGGCCCTCAGCATGCTGGGCGGGTTCAAGGGTGGGCCGGCCAAGGCCGCCGTGGTGGGCAGCGGGTTGACCGGGCTGGTCTCCGGCTCCAGCATCGCCAACATCGTGACCACCGGCACGTTCACCATCCCACTGATGAAAAAGGTGGGCTATCCCCCCACCAAAGCCGCCGCCATCGAGGTCGCCGCCAGCACCGACGGCCAATTGGCGCCGCCCATCATGGGGGCCGCGGCCTTCATCATCGCCGAATACGTCAACGTGCCCTACGTGGAGGTGGTCAAGGCCGCTGCGGTCCCGGCCTTCGCCTCCTACGCCGCGCTTTTCTACATCACCCATATCGAGGCCTCCAAGCTGGGGCTGCAGGGCATGGCCCGCAGCGAACTGCCGCCTTTTTTCAAGACCCTGCTCGGCGGCGCCCATTTCCTGGTGCCCCTGGTGATGCTGCTCTACGAGCTGATCGTCGTGCGCCACTCCCCCGAGTTGGCCGCCTTCAACGCCATCTGGGTGATGGCGCTGATCATGTTCTTCCAGAACCCGGTCAAGGCCTATTTCAAGAAGGAACCCCTGGGGCCGGCCTTCAGGCAGAGTGTCGTGCAGATTTTCGCGGCCCTGGCGGGTGGCGCGCGCAATATGGTATCGGTGGCCCTGGCAACCTCGGCGGCCGGAATCATTGTGGGGGTGGTCGCCCTGGGGCTGGGGCAGCTGATCACCGCCATCATCGACACTCTTTCGGGGGGCAATATTTTTCTCATGCTGGTGATCACGGCCATCACCAGCCTGATCATCGGCATGGGGCTGCCCACCACCGCCACCTACATCGTGATGGCCTCCCTGACCGCCCCGGCGATCGTCGAAATCGGCGGTTTCAACAATTTCATCGTGCCGCTGATGGCCGCCCATCTGTTCTGCTTCTATTTCGGGATCCTGGCCGATGACACCCCGCCGGTTGGGCTGGCGGCATACGCGGCGGCCGCCATCGCCAAGTCGCCGCCGGTGCCCACCGGTCTGCAGGGCTTCATGTACGACATCCGCACGGCGATCCTGCCGTTCATGTTCATCTTCAACACCGACCTGATACTCCACAACGTCACCAGCTGGGCCC
This Desulfobacteraceae bacterium DNA region includes the following protein-coding sequences:
- a CDS encoding TRAP transporter permease encodes the protein MSETDIKGKDEGLELARRMAEEEEGIGRRPRGLEKYVIPTIAVAWSLFQLSIASWLILDSTFIRAIHLGFALLIVFLNYPLFKKERFGFKFLSATDRIPIFDYLMAIVACLAALYIAIDYAGMTARYGAPITRDIVIGMLLVVVLLEASRRVIGPALPIIAIFFILYSFFGPYMPDLIAFKGVSMNRFVGQMTMSTEGIYGIPLDVSATIVFLFVLFGAMLDKAGAGHYFIQLALSMLGGFKGGPAKAAVVGSGLTGLVSGSSIANIVTTGTFTIPLMKKVGYPPTKAAAIEVAASTDGQLAPPIMGAAAFIIAEYVNVPYVEVVKAAAVPAFASYAALFYITHIEASKLGLQGMARSELPPFFKTLLGGAHFLVPLVMLLYELIVVRHSPELAAFNAIWVMALIMFFQNPVKAYFKKEPLGPAFRQSVVQIFAALAGGARNMVSVALATSAAGIIVGVVALGLGQLITAIIDTLSGGNIFLMLVITAITSLIIGMGLPTTATYIVMASLTAPAIVEIGGFNNFIVPLMAAHLFCFYFGILADDTPPVGLAAYAAAAIAKSPPVPTGLQGFMYDIRTAILPFMFIFNTDLILHNVTSWAQGLLIFAMACIGNFAFASATQGWFVARNRIWEVPLFLLVTFSLMRPDAVAPILGLAHEQRYWTYLIGLAIFGLLYLMQRPRIPLATATESG